Proteins encoded together in one Dasypus novemcinctus isolate mDasNov1 chromosome 9, mDasNov1.1.hap2, whole genome shotgun sequence window:
- the SRRM1 gene encoding serine/arginine repetitive matrix protein 1 isoform X42, which yields MMQINLTGFLNGKNAREFMGELWPLLLSAQENIAGIPSAFLELKKEEIKQRQIEQEKLASMKKQDEDKDKRDKEEKESSREKRERSRSPRRRKSRSPSPRRRSSPVRRERKRSHSRSPRHRTKSRSPSPAPEKKEKTPELPEPSVKVKEPSVQEATSTSDILKVPKPEPVPEPKEPSPEKISKKEKEKEKTRPRSRSRSKSRSRSRSRSPSHTRPRRRHRSRSRSYSPRRRPSPRRRPSPRRRTPPRRMPPPPRHRRSRSPVRRRRRSSASLSGSSSSSSSSRSRSPPKKPPKRTSSPPRKTRRLSPSASPPRRRHRPSPPATPPPKTRHSPTPQQSNRTRKSRVSVSPGRTSGKVTKHKGTEKRESPSPAPKPRKVELSESEDKGGKMAAADSVQQRRQYRRQNQQSSSDSGSSSSSEDERPKRSHVKNGEVGRRRRHSPSRSASPSPRKRQKETSPRSRRRRSPSPPPTRRRRSPSPAPPRRRRSPTPPPRRRTPSPPPRRRSPSPRRYSPPIQRRYSPSPPPKRRTASPPPPPKRRPSPSPPPKRRVSHSPPPKQRSSPVTKRRSPSLSSKHRKGSSPSRSTRETRSPQPNKRHSPSPRPRAPQTTSSPPPIRRGASSSPQRRQSPSPSTRPIRRVSRTPEPKKTKKAASPSPQSVRRVSSSRSVSGSPEPAPKKPQAPPSPVQSQSPSTNWSPAVPVKKAKSPTPSPSPARNSDQEVGGKKKKKKKDKKHKKEKKHKKHKKHKKEKAVAAAAAATVIPAAVAAPTTTTAQEEAEAEPEPKKETESEAEDNLDDLEKHLREKALRSMRKAQVSPQS from the exons ATGATGCAAATCAACCTGACTGGGTTTTTGAATGGAAAAAATGCTAGAGAATTTATGGGAGAACTGTGGCCCCTGCTGTTAAGTGCACAAGAAAACATTGCTGGAATTCCTTCTGCTTTCCTAGaactgaagaaggaagaaataaaacagagacAG ATTGAACAAGAAAAATTGGCATCTATGAAAAAGCAAGATGAAGACAAAGATAagagagataaagaagaaaaagaaagcagcagagaaaaaagggaaaggtCTCGAAGCCCAAGAAG ACGCAAATCCAGATCTCCTTCCCCTAGAAGACGATCTTCCCctgtcaggagagagagaaagcgcAGTCATTCTCGATCTCCCCGCCACAGAACCAAGAGCCGGAGTCCTTCCCCTGCTccagaaaagaaggagaaaactCCAGAGCTCCCAGAACCTTCAGTGAAAGTAAAAGAACCTTCAGTACAAGAAGCCACTTCTACTAG TGACATCCTGAAAGTTCCCAAGCCTGAACCTGTACCAGAACCTAAAGAACCTTCTccagaaaaaatttccaaaaaggaaaaggaaaaggagaagactCGGCCAAGATCTCGGTCACGTTCTAAATCAAGATCACGGTCCCGGTCCCGCTCTCCATCTCATACTCGACCTAGACGGCGCCATAGATCCCGATCAAG ATCATATTCACCTAGAAGGCGGCCAAGCCCAAGAAGGCGGCCTTCTCCTCGAAGAAGAACTCCACCAAGACGAATGCCTCCTCCGCCACGGCATAGAAGGAGTAGATCTCCAGTGAGACg AAGAAGGCGCTCATCAGCATCCTTGTCTGGGAGTAGCTCATCGTCATCTTCGTCTCGTTCCCGGTCACCACCAAAGAAGCCTCCCAAGAGGACATCAAGTCCCCCTCGAAAAACTCGTAGGTTATCTCCTTCAGCAAGTCCTCCAAGGCGAAGGCACCGGCCTTCACCTCCAGCAACTCCACCACCAAAAACTCGACATTCCCCAACACCCCAGCAGTCAAACCGTACCAGAAAAAGTCGTGTTTCTGTCTCTCCTGGGAGAACTTCAGGTAAAG tgaCAAAACATAAAGGTACTGAGAAAAGAGAGTCTCCTTCACCAGCACCCAAGCCTAGAAAAGTAGAGTTATCTGAATCTG AAGATAAAGGTGGCAAAATGGCAGCAGCAGACTCTGTACAGCAGAGACGCCAATACAGACGACAAAACCAGCAGTCTTCATCTG ACTCCggctcttcctcctcctcagaaGATGAGCGACCCAAGAGGTCCCATGTGAAGAACGGTGAGGTAGGCAGACGGCGGAGACATTCCCCTTCCCGGAGTGCCTCTCCATCACCACGAAAGCGCCAGAAAGAGACTTCCCCTCG TAGTAGACGGAGGAGAAgtccctccccaccacccaccagAAGGCGACGTTCTCCTTCTCCGGCTCCTCCTCGGCGGCGCAGATCTCCCACACCACCACCACGACGAAG gactccttctcctcccccacgTCGGCGCTCACCTTCCCCAAGAAGATACTCTCCTCCAATACAGAGGAGATATTCTCCTTCTCCACCTCCAAAGAGAAGAACagcttctccccctccccctcctaaacGAAGGCCATCACCATCTCCACCGCCAAAGCGTAGGGTCTCCCATTCTCCACCTCCCAAACAAAGAAGTTCCCCAGTCACCAAGAGACGTTCACCTTCATTGTCATCAAAGCATAGAAAAGGGTCTTCCCCAAGCCGATCTACCAGGGAGACCCGATCTCCACAACCAAACAAAAGGCATTCGCCCTCACCACGGCCTCGAGCTCCTCAAACCACCTCAAGCCCTCCTCCCATTCGAAGAGGAGCATCATCATCACCCCAAAGAAGGCAGTCCCCATCTCCAAGTACTAGGCCCATTAGGAGAGTCTCCAGGACTCCGGAacccaaaaagacaaaaaa GGCTGCCTCACCAAGCCCTCAATCTGTAAGGAGGGTCTCATCCTCTCGATCTGTCTCAGGATCTCCTGAGCCAGCACCTAAAAAACCCCAGGCACCTCCATCTCCTGTCCAGTCTCAGTCACCTTCTACAAACTGGTCACCAGCAGTACCAGTCAAAAAGGCTAAAAGCCCAACACCAAGCCCATCTCCAGCAAGG AATTCGGACCAAGAAGTaggtggaaagaaaaagaagaaaaagaaggacaaGAAACATAAAAAGGAGAAGAAGCACAAGAAGCACAAAAAACACAAGAAGGAAAAGGCTGTAGCTGCAGCTGCTGCAGCTACTGTAATCCCTGCAGCGGTTGCTGCTCCCACAACTACAACAGCACAGGAAGAAGCAGAGGCAGAGCCAGAGCCTAAAAAG gagactgaaagtgaagcTGAAGATAACCTTGATGACTTAGAAAAGCACCTGCGTGAAAAGGCCCTGAGATCAATGCGGAAGGCTCAAGTGTCCCCACAGTCTTAG